One genomic region from Verrucomicrobiota bacterium encodes:
- a CDS encoding AAA family ATPase, with the protein MVTPLSPAEAAELFQRLLQNIEQVIRGQTAALRKILAALASDGHVLLEDFPGTGKTTLAKALARSVSARYKRVQFTPDLLPSDILGVSIYHQRDQTFHFREGPVFTEILLADEINRASPRTQSALLEAMGEGQVSVEGDRRALPPLFFVIATQNPVEFRGTYPLPEAQMDRFALKSSLGYVSPEAEAEILARQTESHPLDSFEPCATVDEILALRGAVRRVRVSSEMRRYMVDLASATRTRPGVQLGAGPRASLACGIDTQESLLDLMFLGPRAIHLTTGRGVAHVEHALTHLAAVRAQPGAGFATLESLVLRHAQEMCGCLLVLLHWDESRASLARRLEALRMPLLILVITPRGRTLEGPDRTEGGTRIVKLVSGDIEAGLRQLTGFGL; encoded by the coding sequence ATGGTGACTCCACTCTCACCCGCGGAAGCGGCGGAACTTTTTCAACGCCTGCTGCAGAACATCGAGCAGGTCATTCGGGGCCAAACCGCCGCGCTGCGCAAGATCCTTGCCGCCCTTGCCAGCGACGGCCATGTGTTGCTCGAAGATTTCCCCGGCACCGGCAAAACGACGCTGGCCAAAGCGCTGGCCCGGTCTGTCTCCGCCCGCTACAAGCGCGTGCAATTCACGCCCGACCTCCTGCCGAGCGACATCCTCGGCGTCTCCATCTATCATCAGCGCGACCAAACGTTCCACTTTCGAGAAGGTCCGGTGTTCACGGAAATTCTGTTGGCCGATGAAATCAACCGGGCTTCCCCGCGGACTCAATCCGCCTTGCTGGAGGCGATGGGTGAGGGCCAGGTCAGTGTGGAAGGTGACCGGCGGGCGCTGCCGCCGCTGTTCTTCGTCATCGCCACCCAGAACCCGGTCGAATTCCGCGGCACTTATCCTCTGCCGGAAGCGCAGATGGACCGCTTCGCGCTCAAATCGTCCCTGGGTTATGTAAGTCCGGAGGCCGAAGCTGAAATTCTCGCCCGGCAGACGGAGTCGCATCCGTTGGATTCCTTCGAACCGTGTGCCACGGTGGATGAGATTCTGGCATTGCGCGGAGCGGTCCGGCGGGTGCGAGTCTCGAGTGAAATGCGCCGTTACATGGTGGATCTCGCCTCCGCCACCCGCACTCGTCCGGGGGTTCAGCTGGGTGCCGGACCGCGCGCCTCGCTGGCCTGCGGCATCGACACTCAGGAATCGCTTTTGGATCTGATGTTCCTGGGGCCGCGCGCCATTCACCTCACGACGGGGCGTGGGGTGGCTCATGTGGAGCACGCCCTGACGCACCTGGCGGCGGTCCGCGCGCAGCCCGGGGCGGGGTTCGCCACACTCGAATCCCTGGTGCTCAGACACGCGCAGGAAATGTGCGGCTGTCTGCTAGTGCTGCTTCATTGGGATGAGTCGCGCGCATCCTTGGCCCGCCGGCTCGAGGCGTTGCGAATGCCTCTGTTGATCCTCGTGATCACCCCTCGTGGGCGAACCCTTGAAGGTCCGGATCGCACCGAGGGGGGAACGCGCATCGTGAAGCTCGTGAGTGGAGACATCGAGGCGGGTTTGCGTCAGCTTACAGGATTTGGATTATGA
- a CDS encoding DUF1553 domain-containing protein: MTSERPIHLPKIPAGIWFFIIGIDWVAEGRRPRTRGHAQSCATSSGPCIPMLLVGRACPSPPPTGCKTSCSGGAPGRTRPTCITGNIGMHRRAAAMAAARPVQLFKGPPFQSHPASITVFTSRPNRDHTHRKSALGSWMNFRAVAALRALCLLGVGAAATLARAGDAAPRFTPQQREHWAFQKVIRPAPPASAMDQRRFRNPIDAFIGASLAELGLPLNPDAERRVLLRRASLDLLGLPPTPAELAAFESDPSPFSFENAVDRMLASPAYGERWARHWLDLARYAESEGFKADETRPNAWRYRDYVIRSFNQDKPYPRFLQEQIAGDELFPGNADALIATGFNRHYPDESNARNLMQRRQEILNDITDTVGAVFSGMTYACARCHDHKTDPILQSDYYRLQAFFANTGAADNLVLASPDQAASHQARLNEWETKTRALRQEMAALEAPHRKAILNDFIEKYPAEIQAALQKPGDQRTAFEWQMVHKAKQYIDPSSHQYIAPASVVAGRLKGDDKRRWESLKKDLAQFASLHPGELAVTAGMTDVAPSAPKTHLLHRGIYDAPKEEITPGYLQILDAQPVSISKSQAAPSSGRRAALAKILSSPDNPLTARVMVNRLWHYHFGRGLVATTSDFGMAAERPSHPELLDWLASEFIQSGWSIKAMHRLIMSSTTYRQSSDNRADAAQRDPDNRRLWRFPRQRLEGESIRDSALAVSGLLDRRMEGPSVFPELPSGMDTRGGWRVPKSEGDHHRRSVYVFVRRNLRYPLFESFDMPDTHESCGRRNLTVNAGQALNLLNSSLSLQWAEHFAGRVYREARGPDREARVNAAFELAFGRSPSSSEQTLARQFFASHTHIVEARWRERAPLSQPAGLNPTHDSERIDGAAMVDFCHMLLNANEFVYRN, from the coding sequence ATGACCAGCGAAAGGCCAATCCATCTGCCGAAAATCCCGGCCGGGATATGGTTCTTCATAATTGGAATTGATTGGGTCGCTGAAGGTAGGCGGCCTCGAACCCGCGGTCACGCCCAATCTTGCGCCACTTCGAGCGGCCCGTGTATCCCGATGTTGTTGGTAGGGCGGGCCTGTCCCAGCCCGCCGCCCACGGGATGCAAAACATCATGCTCCGGCGGCGCGCCGGGACGGACGCGCCCTACCTGCATCACCGGCAACATCGGGATGCACCGTCGAGCGGCAGCGATGGCGGCAGCGCGGCCCGTTCAGCTCTTCAAGGGTCCGCCATTTCAATCTCACCCCGCTTCAATAACGGTATTTACTTCCCGTCCCAATCGAGACCACACTCATCGGAAATCAGCCCTTGGGTCCTGGATGAACTTTCGCGCTGTTGCAGCACTTCGCGCCCTCTGCCTCCTGGGCGTCGGCGCCGCCGCGACCCTCGCGCGCGCAGGCGATGCCGCCCCCCGATTCACGCCCCAACAGCGCGAACATTGGGCCTTCCAAAAAGTCATCCGACCGGCACCCCCTGCATCCGCCATGGATCAGCGCCGGTTCCGAAATCCCATCGACGCGTTCATCGGAGCATCTCTAGCCGAGCTGGGCCTGCCGCTGAACCCCGACGCCGAGCGCCGGGTTTTGTTGCGTCGAGCCTCCCTTGATTTGTTGGGTTTGCCGCCAACTCCCGCGGAACTCGCGGCCTTCGAATCGGATCCTTCGCCGTTCTCCTTCGAAAACGCGGTCGATCGCATGCTCGCCTCTCCGGCCTATGGCGAACGCTGGGCCAGGCATTGGCTCGATCTGGCTCGATACGCCGAAAGCGAAGGTTTTAAAGCAGATGAAACACGCCCGAACGCTTGGCGCTACCGTGACTACGTCATCCGCTCCTTCAACCAGGACAAGCCCTACCCCCGCTTCCTCCAGGAACAAATCGCGGGGGACGAACTGTTCCCCGGCAACGCGGACGCCCTCATCGCGACCGGCTTTAACCGTCACTATCCGGACGAAAGCAACGCCCGGAACTTGATGCAGCGACGCCAGGAAATTCTCAACGACATCACGGACACCGTGGGAGCCGTCTTCAGTGGGATGACCTACGCTTGCGCCCGCTGTCACGACCATAAAACCGATCCCATCTTGCAGTCCGACTACTACCGGCTGCAGGCCTTCTTCGCAAACACCGGAGCGGCGGACAACCTCGTGCTGGCAAGCCCGGATCAAGCCGCATCCCATCAAGCCCGCCTGAACGAGTGGGAAACGAAAACCCGGGCGTTGCGCCAGGAAATGGCGGCCCTCGAAGCGCCGCATCGCAAAGCCATCCTCAACGATTTCATCGAAAAGTATCCGGCCGAAATCCAGGCCGCCTTGCAGAAACCAGGCGATCAGCGAACTGCGTTCGAATGGCAAATGGTCCACAAAGCCAAACAATACATCGATCCATCCTCCCACCAATATATCGCGCCCGCTTCCGTGGTGGCGGGCCGCCTCAAAGGGGACGACAAGCGGCGCTGGGAATCGCTCAAGAAAGATCTGGCGCAGTTCGCCTCCCTGCATCCGGGAGAATTGGCCGTGACGGCGGGCATGACGGACGTCGCCCCTTCCGCTCCCAAGACTCATTTGCTCCATCGAGGCATCTACGACGCGCCCAAGGAGGAAATCACCCCGGGTTACTTGCAGATTCTGGACGCCCAGCCCGTCTCCATTTCCAAATCGCAAGCCGCCCCTTCCAGCGGGCGCCGCGCCGCTTTGGCGAAGATTCTCAGTTCGCCGGACAATCCCCTGACCGCCCGCGTCATGGTCAACCGTCTCTGGCATTACCACTTTGGACGCGGACTCGTCGCCACCACCAGCGACTTTGGCATGGCGGCGGAACGACCGTCTCATCCCGAGCTATTAGATTGGCTCGCCTCGGAATTCATCCAATCGGGCTGGAGCATCAAGGCCATGCATCGCTTGATCATGTCCTCCACCACTTACCGGCAAAGTTCGGACAACCGGGCCGACGCCGCCCAACGAGACCCGGACAATCGCCGGCTCTGGCGCTTCCCGCGGCAACGCCTCGAGGGTGAATCCATTCGCGACTCGGCGCTGGCAGTGTCAGGACTGCTCGACCGCCGGATGGAAGGGCCCAGCGTCTTTCCCGAACTGCCGTCCGGCATGGACACGCGCGGCGGGTGGCGCGTTCCGAAATCCGAAGGGGATCACCATCGCCGCAGTGTGTATGTCTTCGTTCGCAGAAATCTGCGCTACCCGCTGTTTGAATCCTTCGACATGCCGGACACCCACGAATCGTGCGGCCGCCGCAACCTCACCGTCAACGCGGGACAAGCCCTCAATCTGCTGAACAGTTCCTTATCCTTGCAATGGGCCGAACATTTCGCCGGGCGAGTTTATCGGGAAGCACGAGGTCCAGACCGCGAGGCACGTGTCAACGCCGCATTCGAATTGGCATTCGGGCGAAGTCCCTCTTCTTCGGAACAAACTCTGGCCCGGCAATTCTTCGCCAGCCACACACACATCGTGGAAGCCAGATGGCGCGAGCGCGCCCCCCTGTCGCAACCCGCAGGCTTGAATCCCACTCATGATTCGGAACGAATCGACGGAGCAGCCATGGTCGATTTCTGCCACATGCTCTTGAACGCGAACGAATTCGTTTACCGCAACTGA
- a CDS encoding sulfate adenylyltransferase, with protein sequence MSHPASHPIEILRFNTCGSVDDGKSTLIGRLLYDSKSLMEDQLEALERSADITGGGQINLANLTDGLRAEREQGITIDVAYRYFATPRRKFIVADTPGHVQYTRNMVTGASTANLSVVLVDARAGVTEQSRRHTYIASLLRIPHLVIAVNKMDLVDWSEARFQEIRDTFEEFLPLLDIKDVKFIPMSALNGDNVVDFSRHTPWYNGPTFLGHLETVHIASDWNLHGLRFPVQWVNRPHNPRDPRLHDFRGLSGQIAGGTVKVGQRIMLLPNGLKTTVKEIWTSDGSLNEAFCPQSVTLVLQDDVDASRGDMVVDLAHLPGMSQELHARVCWMHSRPLQRGRKFFLKHTTQTVQAVVTDIPERIHIQTFDEEPDPAELAMNDIGEIRIKTARPVIFDGYGTNRLTGSFILIEQGANATVAAGMLHPPTAPVRPEYNDFAI encoded by the coding sequence ATGTCTCATCCCGCTTCCCATCCCATCGAGATCCTGCGCTTCAACACGTGCGGATCCGTCGATGACGGCAAGTCCACGTTGATCGGGCGCTTGCTCTACGACTCCAAATCTCTGATGGAGGATCAATTGGAGGCGTTGGAACGTTCCGCCGACATCACGGGCGGGGGCCAGATCAATTTGGCCAACTTGACCGATGGATTGAGGGCCGAGCGCGAGCAAGGCATCACCATCGACGTGGCCTACCGTTATTTTGCCACCCCCCGGCGGAAGTTTATCGTGGCCGACACGCCGGGGCACGTTCAATACACTCGAAACATGGTCACGGGTGCCTCCACCGCCAATCTGTCGGTGGTTCTGGTGGATGCCCGCGCCGGGGTGACTGAACAAAGCCGCCGCCACACCTACATCGCCTCGTTGCTTCGCATCCCTCACCTCGTCATCGCCGTCAACAAGATGGACCTGGTGGATTGGAGCGAGGCCCGGTTTCAAGAAATCCGAGACACCTTCGAGGAATTCCTGCCGTTGCTCGACATCAAGGACGTGAAGTTCATTCCCATGAGCGCCCTGAACGGGGACAATGTGGTGGATTTCTCGCGCCACACTCCCTGGTACAACGGACCGACCTTTTTGGGGCATCTGGAAACGGTCCACATTGCCAGCGACTGGAACCTGCACGGTTTGCGCTTCCCGGTTCAGTGGGTCAACCGTCCGCATAACCCACGTGATCCGCGTCTCCACGATTTTCGTGGATTGAGCGGGCAGATTGCCGGGGGGACGGTCAAGGTGGGGCAAAGAATCATGCTGCTGCCGAACGGCCTCAAGACCACCGTGAAGGAAATCTGGACTTCCGACGGTTCCTTGAACGAGGCATTTTGCCCGCAAAGCGTCACCCTGGTGTTGCAGGACGATGTGGACGCCAGCCGCGGCGACATGGTGGTGGATCTTGCCCATTTGCCGGGCATGAGCCAGGAGTTGCACGCCCGAGTATGCTGGATGCACTCCCGGCCGTTGCAGCGCGGCCGCAAGTTTTTCCTGAAGCACACGACTCAGACGGTCCAGGCGGTGGTGACGGACATTCCGGAGCGGATCCACATTCAGACCTTCGACGAGGAACCTGATCCCGCCGAGTTGGCCATGAATGACATCGGGGAAATCCGCATCAAGACCGCCAGGCCCGTAATTTTTGACGGGTACGGCACCAACCGATTGACCGGTTCGTTCATTCTGATTGAACAGGGAGCCAATGCGACTGTCGCCGCCGGCATGCTGCATCCCCCCACCGCGCCCGTCCGGCCGGAGTACAACGATTTCGCGATTTGA
- a CDS encoding NADPH-dependent assimilatory sulfite reductase hemoprotein subunit codes for MIKSDLDAEVTHNEKIKSAIPTLAGTIAATLSDPSKDHFSDDDQQFIKFHGIYQQDDRDLRKTGKRFMLMVRGRIPGGVMTSQQWMVFDDLASRHGNNTLRITTRQSIQFHGVVMSGLGPLIKQINESLLSTLAACGDVNRNVMASPTPASTAARVEVLADCRRVAEALAPRTKAYHSIWIDGVQLNLESLENKSFVDPLYGATYLPRKFKSAFVIPPVNDMDVFTNDLGFIAIVENGKLAGYNLAVGGGMGRSHGNEATYPRLASELGFLPRERVIDIAKAVLTFHRDFGDRTDRKHARLKYVVEEKGAAFVKNEIEQRAGFKLEPARPYRFESTGDTYDWQRDVQGSWFVTLYVQTGRVKDTAECRMKTGLRSVAEQFPGIEFRLTGNQNVILAGISDADRPRIENVLAAHGVRTSQQASVLHAASMACPALPTCGLALAESERMLPGLVDRIEALCAKAGLAGEEIVIRSTGCPNGCARPYMAEIAFVGKAPGRYQVWVGGNVAGTRLNRVWKDVMKEAELEKELEPVLNRFAKERLKNERFGDWCDRVLLPSSVIS; via the coding sequence ATGATTAAGTCTGATTTAGATGCGGAAGTGACTCATAACGAGAAAATTAAGAGTGCGATTCCGACGCTTGCTGGGACGATTGCGGCGACCTTATCGGATCCTTCCAAGGATCATTTTTCGGACGATGACCAGCAGTTCATCAAGTTCCATGGCATTTATCAGCAAGATGATCGGGATCTGCGGAAGACGGGCAAGAGGTTCATGCTGATGGTTCGAGGGCGCATTCCCGGCGGGGTGATGACTTCCCAGCAATGGATGGTCTTCGACGATCTCGCGTCCCGGCACGGCAACAACACGCTGCGGATCACCACGCGGCAGAGCATTCAGTTTCACGGTGTGGTGATGTCAGGGCTGGGGCCATTGATCAAGCAGATCAACGAGAGTTTGCTTTCCACGCTGGCGGCTTGCGGGGACGTGAATCGCAATGTCATGGCGTCGCCCACTCCGGCTTCCACGGCGGCGAGGGTTGAGGTGCTGGCCGATTGCCGCCGCGTGGCGGAAGCGTTGGCTCCTCGGACCAAGGCCTACCACTCCATCTGGATCGATGGGGTCCAGTTGAATCTGGAATCCCTTGAGAACAAATCGTTCGTCGATCCACTCTACGGAGCCACTTATCTGCCGCGGAAATTCAAGTCCGCTTTCGTCATTCCTCCGGTGAACGACATGGATGTGTTCACGAACGACCTGGGCTTCATTGCCATCGTGGAGAACGGAAAACTTGCGGGTTACAATCTCGCGGTCGGGGGCGGCATGGGACGTTCCCATGGCAACGAAGCGACTTATCCGCGGTTGGCGAGCGAGTTGGGGTTTCTGCCGCGCGAACGCGTGATTGACATCGCCAAGGCGGTTCTCACCTTTCACCGGGATTTCGGCGATCGCACCGACCGGAAGCACGCGCGGTTGAAGTATGTGGTGGAGGAAAAGGGAGCGGCCTTCGTGAAAAACGAAATCGAGCAGCGGGCGGGATTCAAGCTCGAACCGGCGCGGCCTTACCGCTTCGAATCCACCGGCGATACCTACGACTGGCAGAGAGACGTTCAGGGATCCTGGTTCGTCACGCTTTATGTCCAGACCGGGCGGGTCAAAGACACGGCGGAATGCAGGATGAAGACCGGACTGCGAAGCGTGGCCGAGCAGTTTCCCGGCATCGAGTTTCGACTGACCGGCAATCAAAATGTGATTCTTGCGGGCATCAGCGACGCAGACCGTCCCCGCATTGAGAACGTCCTGGCCGCTCACGGAGTGAGGACGTCTCAACAAGCCTCGGTGCTGCATGCCGCTTCCATGGCCTGCCCCGCGTTGCCGACCTGCGGTCTGGCTTTGGCGGAGTCGGAGCGGATGCTGCCGGGTTTGGTGGATCGCATCGAGGCCCTGTGCGCCAAGGCGGGCTTGGCGGGCGAGGAGATTGTGATTCGATCCACAGGATGCCCCAACGGTTGCGCGCGGCCTTACATGGCTGAGATTGCGTTCGTGGGCAAAGCGCCCGGACGTTACCAGGTTTGGGTGGGTGGCAATGTCGCCGGAACCCGGCTGAATCGAGTCTGGAAGGATGTGATGAAAGAAGCGGAGCTCGAAAAAGAACTCGAGCCGGTGCTCAATCGCTTTGCGAAGGAACGGCTGAAAAACGAGCGTTTTGGCGACTGGTGCGATCGGGTGTTGTTGCCGTCCAGCGTCATTTCCTGA
- a CDS encoding phosphoadenylylsulfate reductase — MTLTPEEIAEANRTLSGAVPAETIRWALNLFPGAAIVSTNFRPFEAALLHLCVEADPDIPVLWVDHGYNRPATYRHAEELRRRLNLNLKSYVPRMTAAHRDAVFGPVPSPDDEAALREFSAVMKLEPFRRGMSELAPQVWFTALRKVQNPNRAGLDIVSWDSHFSTVKVSPLFYWSDAEAERYLQAHQLPNEWDYADPAKADEKRECGLHAAWGKQAVAGRTA; from the coding sequence ATGACCCTGACTCCCGAGGAAATCGCGGAGGCCAATCGAACCTTGTCCGGAGCGGTGCCTGCGGAGACCATTCGCTGGGCGCTCAATCTCTTTCCCGGCGCCGCGATTGTCTCCACCAATTTTCGCCCCTTCGAGGCGGCGTTGCTTCATCTCTGTGTGGAGGCCGATCCGGACATCCCCGTCTTGTGGGTGGATCACGGTTACAACCGTCCGGCCACCTACCGGCACGCGGAGGAGTTGCGGCGGAGGCTGAACCTTAATTTGAAATCCTATGTTCCTCGCATGACGGCGGCCCATCGGGACGCGGTGTTCGGTCCGGTGCCGAGTCCCGATGATGAGGCGGCGCTGCGCGAGTTTAGCGCGGTGATGAAATTGGAGCCCTTCCGGCGGGGCATGAGCGAGCTCGCGCCGCAAGTGTGGTTCACGGCCTTGCGGAAGGTTCAGAATCCCAACCGCGCCGGGCTCGACATCGTCTCTTGGGACAGCCATTTCAGCACGGTTAAAGTCAGTCCGCTCTTTTACTGGTCCGACGCGGAGGCGGAGCGTTATCTCCAGGCGCACCAACTGCCCAACGAATGGGATTATGCCGATCCTGCCAAGGCCGACGAAAAGCGGGAATGCGGGCTTCATGCCGCCTGGGGCAAGCAAGCGGTGGCGGGGCGGACGGCTTAA
- a CDS encoding tRNA threonylcarbamoyladenosine dehydratase — protein sequence MAVAGTSGNAQPEPGPILTPLRYSFTSSEFDRTPPGRVSLEDRRFHSVQRLLSKEGLARLARARVCVIGMGGVGSWAVEALARSGVGTLRLVDLDEICVSNVNRQVHAIEDQVGKSKVQAMAQRVFSIHSNAKVEALEMFYASETEESILEGGVQAVVDAIDSVPNKCRLARACLRRNIPLVISGGAGGRTDPARIRLGTLAEASHDRLLAGVRRRLRLECTAEEHEKLLRLPSVYSVEPVLAPAGELCDTGAAGRNCESGYGSLVTVTGAYGFMAAAWVIRRLAEVR from the coding sequence ATGGCGGTGGCGGGGACGTCCGGGAATGCACAGCCAGAGCCGGGGCCGATCCTGACGCCGCTTCGGTATTCATTCACTTCAAGCGAGTTTGATCGCACCCCACCGGGAAGGGTCTCATTGGAGGATCGCAGGTTTCATTCCGTGCAGCGGTTGCTCTCCAAGGAGGGCTTGGCGCGGCTTGCCCGGGCTCGAGTCTGTGTGATCGGGATGGGAGGCGTGGGGTCGTGGGCGGTCGAAGCCTTGGCTCGCTCGGGAGTGGGTACGTTGAGGCTGGTCGACCTGGACGAGATCTGCGTTTCCAATGTGAACCGTCAGGTTCACGCCATCGAGGATCAGGTGGGGAAGAGTAAAGTCCAAGCCATGGCTCAGCGGGTGTTTTCCATTCACTCGAATGCCAAGGTGGAGGCGCTGGAAATGTTCTACGCTTCCGAAACGGAGGAATCCATCTTGGAAGGCGGCGTTCAGGCTGTGGTGGATGCCATTGATTCGGTTCCGAATAAATGTCGCTTGGCACGGGCCTGCCTTCGCCGGAACATCCCTTTGGTCATTTCGGGCGGTGCGGGGGGGCGAACGGACCCGGCCCGGATTCGGCTGGGGACCCTGGCCGAGGCGAGTCATGATCGATTACTGGCCGGGGTCCGGCGCCGGCTCCGCTTGGAATGCACTGCGGAAGAACATGAGAAGCTGCTTCGATTGCCCTCGGTGTATTCGGTGGAACCCGTGCTCGCCCCGGCGGGCGAGTTGTGCGATACCGGCGCCGCGGGACGCAACTGCGAGAGTGGTTACGGTTCGTTGGTGACGGTGACAGGCGCCTATGGATTCATGGCCGCGGCCTGGGTGATCCGGCGGTTGGCGGAAGTCAGGTAG
- the cysD gene encoding sulfate adenylyltransferase subunit CysD, which produces MSSFHLDHLQYLETESIHVMREVAAEFERPALLFSGGKDSICLLRLAEKAFRPSDIPMPFLNVDTGHHFPELNEFRDHRAGELGAKLIVRKVEEAIAAGVAVPNPGEVSRNRLQIPTLLAAVEEFRFDCLIGGARRDEEKARAKERFFSFRDAFGQWDPKNQRPEIWNLYNARVNPGEHMRVFPLSNWTEMDVWEYIKRERLAVPTIYFSHERDCVRRGGQWLPVTTLMPPKPKEEVKRLVVRVRTIGDIISTGMVESPADSVEDIIAEIAAARVTERGSRADDRASEAAMEDRKKQGYF; this is translated from the coding sequence ATGTCCTCGTTTCATCTTGATCACCTGCAGTACCTTGAAACGGAGTCCATCCACGTCATGCGCGAGGTCGCGGCGGAGTTCGAGCGGCCCGCCCTGCTTTTTTCCGGTGGGAAAGACTCCATTTGTTTATTGCGCCTGGCGGAGAAGGCGTTCCGTCCTTCGGACATCCCGATGCCGTTCTTGAACGTGGACACCGGGCATCACTTTCCGGAATTGAACGAATTTCGCGATCACCGGGCGGGCGAGTTGGGCGCGAAGCTCATTGTGCGCAAAGTCGAGGAGGCGATCGCCGCGGGCGTGGCTGTGCCGAATCCGGGCGAAGTCAGCCGCAACCGGCTGCAGATCCCCACGCTCCTTGCGGCGGTGGAGGAGTTTCGATTCGATTGCTTGATTGGCGGGGCCCGGAGAGACGAGGAGAAGGCACGCGCGAAGGAGCGTTTCTTCAGCTTTCGTGACGCCTTTGGCCAGTGGGACCCCAAGAATCAGCGGCCCGAGATTTGGAATCTTTACAACGCGCGTGTGAACCCTGGCGAGCACATGCGTGTCTTTCCGCTCTCGAACTGGACCGAGATGGATGTTTGGGAGTACATCAAACGCGAGCGCCTGGCGGTGCCGACCATTTATTTCAGCCACGAGCGGGATTGTGTTCGACGCGGCGGACAGTGGCTTCCGGTCACGACCTTGATGCCTCCGAAACCCAAGGAAGAGGTCAAAAGGCTCGTCGTGCGCGTGCGCACCATCGGCGATATCATCAGCACCGGCATGGTGGAGAGTCCGGCGGACAGCGTTGAAGACATCATCGCGGAAATCGCCGCCGCGAGGGTGACCGAGCGGGGTTCACGCGCGGACGACCGCGCCAGCGAAGCCGCCATGGAAGATCGCAAGAAACAAGGTTATTTCTGA
- a CDS encoding matrixin family metalloprotease: protein MKNHIPAGIFGRWIGLSLVMATSGIQAQVVIEFDYTLDTGSFFTDASRRAVLTKAAQDLVSRLGDSLSAITPGGGNTWSATFNHPGSGTSTSVSDLTISTGVLKVYAGAYDISGSAIGVGGPGGFSASGTSGFLADVSKRGQTGAPADDFGRWGGSIAFDSLTTWYFDSDVSTSADLPSGSFDFYSVAIHELGHLLGLGTAASWTGRVSGGQFTGAQSVAVHGGNVPLNAGGITGQKTR, encoded by the coding sequence ATGAAGAACCATATCCCGGCCGGGATTTTCGGCAGATGGATTGGCCTTTCGCTGGTCATGGCGACCTCGGGTATCCAAGCGCAGGTTGTGATTGAGTTCGACTACACTCTGGACACCGGGAGTTTTTTCACGGATGCCTCGCGCCGGGCGGTGCTGACGAAGGCGGCTCAAGATCTGGTGTCACGACTTGGGGATTCCCTTTCGGCCATCACTCCGGGCGGGGGCAACACCTGGTCGGCGACCTTTAATCATCCGGGCTCCGGGACTTCAACCAGCGTCAGCGACCTCACCATTTCAACCGGAGTTCTGAAAGTTTATGCCGGCGCCTATGATATCTCGGGAAGCGCCATCGGGGTCGGAGGGCCCGGAGGATTCAGTGCATCCGGAACTTCCGGGTTCTTGGCTGACGTCAGCAAACGTGGCCAAACAGGGGCGCCCGCCGACGACTTCGGAAGGTGGGGAGGCAGCATCGCATTCGATTCGTTGACGACGTGGTATTTCGACTCGGATGTGTCCACCTCCGCGGATCTGCCGTCGGGCTCGTTCGACTTTTATTCCGTGGCGATTCATGAGTTGGGGCATTTGCTGGGTTTGGGGACTGCTGCTTCCTGGACGGGCCGTGTGTCGGGCGGCCAGTTTACCGGTGCTCAGTCCGTCGCGGTCCATGGGGGAAACGTTCCTTTGAATGCGGGGGGGATCACTGGGCAGAAAACACGATGA
- a CDS encoding tetratricopeptide repeat protein has protein sequence MESIPAPDCHFLNAAQGWLELGNAAEARLEWRGVSETHQSHPEVIETLWRIQAAEKEWDEALLTAQRLVDHSPGSPSGWIHQSYTLHELRRTQDAHDKLVRVAKRFDTISTIPYNLACYQCQLGDLDAARNWLERAMKIQGRDSIREMALTDADLKPLWPELRNL, from the coding sequence ATGGAATCGATTCCGGCACCCGATTGCCATTTCCTCAACGCGGCCCAAGGCTGGCTCGAACTGGGCAACGCGGCGGAGGCGAGGCTTGAATGGCGGGGCGTCTCGGAAACGCACCAAAGTCATCCCGAGGTCATTGAGACGCTCTGGCGCATTCAAGCCGCCGAAAAGGAATGGGACGAAGCCTTGCTGACCGCACAACGCCTCGTGGACCATTCACCGGGGTCTCCCAGCGGTTGGATTCATCAGTCCTACACCCTGCATGAATTGCGACGCACGCAGGACGCCCACGACAAACTGGTCCGGGTGGCCAAGCGGTTCGACACGATTTCGACGATTCCCTACAATCTTGCCTGCTATCAGTGTCAGCTCGGTGACCTTGATGCCGCCCGGAATTGGCTCGAGCGGGCCATGAAGATTCAAGGGCGCGATTCCATTCGCGAGATGGCACTTACGGATGCGGATCTCAAGCCGCTTTGGCCCGAGTTGCGAAACCTTTAG